TGACAGGGTTCCTTCCGAGCGTGGGTGATGACGAAGGTCTGATAACGGAGCTCCACGACCAGAGCATCCTAGGTGCTGCTCGTCAGATATTACACACGAGGTGCTCGGTGTGTTTGGAGTGACAACTTTTCgcgtcaacacactttttgaTCTCGACGACCCTTTTTTATCTCGATGAGCAGCTCCTATAGTCCTGTTCCTTCTCCTGCTGCtactcgttcttgatctcgacgaccaaggacaagccgctGGCTAACCGTACTCTGACGGGGTCCCTCTCAGGTGCGATTTGCTGATGAAGATCTGTCGCCGTAGTATCAAACTAGACTTCCTACATGCTGCTCGTTGGGTTAGTTATCTTTTACCGATTTACTCGTAAATCAGCCGCTCGTTACCGCGAAAACACAATAGTTACCCGCTGTTGTATGCTCTACGTGTGCTGCTGCAGATTGCACACGAGATGCTTGTGTGTTGATACGAGGATCCATATTTTTATACTAACAATACTCCATCATCATCAGGATATACCGACAACAGCCGGTGCGTAGGCCTCCAAACCGATGCAGGAAGGAGCGGGTCCTGTCTTCTCGTAGCGGAGCACCTAGAAGAAGACATTCTTCGTGGGCGCCAAGCTACGGCCATCAGCGGCTCACCGACTAGCGCCATGAGCTTGGTGTAGACGAAGCCGACCTTGAACGCCTCAGACCGCGACCCGGCGAGGGAGCGGATGTCTGGGCCAGCCGGCCAGGGACTATACTGACTGAGGGGAGGACTTCGCCGAGGAGAAGCAGCTCAGCGCCGACAGCCGCGAGAGGCGGGGACGCCAACTGATGCCATGTGCCCCGGCTGGCAGGGCCTCGCGGGCGAAGGCATGGTTTAGGCTTGTTGACACCTGGCAGATGCTCTCTCATCCTCTAAACTTGAGCACGAGCGTCCTATATAAAAGGATTGCTGTGTGAAACGACTCCTTAAAGGTTCATCTTTCTTAACATGATTCACGAAACTGTTACTGGAAAGTATGGTTTTGGGATAAATTTGATAAAGTTGGCGTAGTTTATGGAATGCGCTCCAAATTTAGGATGCTATTGCACCACCCCGAGCACCGCAAGTCCGCCCAATGTGTACGCATGGAAAAGACCAGGGATTAACTTGGATGAAATTTTGTAATTTCCgagaattttaaagaaaaacaaaatatttaattttgaagTTTTCTTTCGCTAACCTATGGAACCCACATAGGATAAGAATTTCATCGatcgaaaaaaaattataaaactaaatTGAAATGTCTGGAAAAGACCATTCCCTTCAATCTGCCACGCCATCAATCCTTGTCGATCCGTCCGTTCTTCTCGAGTCCTCACGAGATGCCTATATAAGCAGGGTCCGATTAGCCAAACCGCTGTCCCTCGAATCCTCCTCCTTCCCACGGCAGATTTCTGGCCACCTCCTATACATAGCCCAGCTAGCCTCCCACCCTTACCCGTTCCCCGACCCAGCCCAGAGCCGCGCGCGGAGGCGTTCGCACACCTCGCCGCGCTATATCTCCGGGCGCGCCCGTCCTCTCGCCGCGCGTCCTTCGCTCCCCGCACCACCACCCCTTCCGTTGCGCTCGTCAACGGTCACGGAGGCTGCACGCTCCggggagagaaggagagaagggagaggacaGGACAGGACAGGATGCTGGGGTTCAGGCAGCATATGCCGTGGTcgtcggcggcgccggcggagccgcTGTGCGACAAGGCGGCGGCCGTcgtggcggcgcggcgcgggaTGGAGAGGCCGCtgacggcggtggcggaggcgtTCGAGGAGCTGGCGCGGGGGATGGAGGCCGACGGCGGGGAGCTCCGCCTCGCGCCCTTCGGCGACACCTGCGCCCTCGTCTCCGTGCTCTTCAGCTCCCTCGGCATGGCGTTCAAGTTCGCCGAGATCGAGTACGTCACCAAGGTGAGCGCCCGGCGACCCGTCCCACGATCCGCTTCGCGGTTGCTCTGGGCAAttcgttgttgttgtttttttgctTGGTTCGTGAGGTTCTTTCGATCTCTGGGACAAAGATCCAAGATTCGACACGGCGACGAGATGAAATCGGGCGAGCGACGCGTGGATTCGATTGCCATTTTTCTCTCTGACTTTCATCAGATCTTTCAGCGTCCACCGCCCTTGCTCTGAATTGGATTATTctatcttttcctttcttttacaAAAAGAAAAGTAACCCCCCGCGCCCCCAAAAAAATTGGAATTTTGCATTCTTTTCCTTCAAGAAAGCACGAGAAAGAACATTGCCGCGCTGGTTTGACCTGTAGCCGGTCGCGTGCAGACTCTTTTCGAGATTCAATGGCTCACGTTACGTGCTCTTGGTTTCCCATTGTCAATAGTCGCGTCAAGAAATGTAACCGCGCTTTACCGTGTGAATACTCAATCATCCATTCGTCCAGGTGAACGACCTCATCGGTGCGGGCAAGTCGTACGGCACGCTGAACGACATCCTCGACAAGGACTTAGAGAACGACTCCGTGAAGAAGCAGGGCAGCCACTCCCGGAACCTGCGCAGGGtccgcctcggcctcggcctcatCAAGGTCCTCTTCGAGCAGTTCCTCGCCACCGAGTACGTCTCCTCGTTTCTTTCACCCAAGCATAACATCTCGTTACCAAAGTGTGAAACATTTCAGGCCAGCTAGCCGCTTGTCTGAATCTTTACGCGTCAGTTTGTCCTGTACTATGTGATGACAAACGCTTTGATCCAGAAACGGTTGCTTTACTCATAAGCTATTGTGTAGTATAATTATCGAGTGCTACGATTGACAGGTAGTTCTTCCGCTTAaaaaagatgatttttttttttttgcgaggagcTTAAAAAAGATGATTGATAGGTAGTTCTGTTCTCTTGCACTTGGTTTTTCAGGGGTTCATTGTATGATGCTGCCACCACTGCATACGGGCAGGTCTGCGCGCCGTTTCATAGCTGGGCAATCAGAAAAGCTGTTGGTGCTGGGATGTACACTCTCCCAAGCAGGGAGCAGTTGATAGTGAGGCTGAACGAAACTGGTAAGCAAACAAGAACGCCCATCGTAATTTGAAGAGCAAGAGAGCTTCCCAATCTGAGTACCTTGAGTTTCGGGTTCGCGAAAAGAAAGTACCTTGAATTTTCAGGGATCGATCAACGTTTTTGCAGATGATAGTGAAGAGCAATAGCTGGACTGTTTCAGATTCTAGATTTTCTTCCTCTTAACATGCCCTCTATTGTTTCTTCAGATTGCTCCgtgcagaaggagatgaggagataCATTGACGCTTCTAGTCCTATTATAGAATACATCGATAACCTTTTCCTCTCGAGGAACATTAACCTAGATTGGTGAACTGAACCGAAGATCATGTTTGTAGCTTGTTCTCAAGCTGTTCTTGATGCCATTGATACAACTGCATGATAATTCTAGTACGACCATGGATACACTTTTCTTCTCCCAGATATGCATATTGAATTGTATGGACAATGCGATGGAAGCTATTCGGATCGCCAACCAATAATTCTGTTCTAAATCGACTAGAACTCAATTTTGATTTGTTTGGAAAGTAGGAATTTCACATAAAACAGTTTAATTACCAtagaattctagaaaaattctagCACTCGAAACAGGGCCTAAAAATCTGATATTTAAATAGTGGAATCTTCTCTTTTTATGTTTTTTGGtagaatcttttttattttttgaaagacCCAGAACCCGGCATTATTGTATTAATAGAAGTTAATAGAAGAGCAGTTTACAAAGAGGGTGTGCCAGAAACAATCCATAGGACAAAATATATGAATCCCTATAAAACTTGTCAAAAATCAGCTCTCGATAATATGTCTGAAATAGCG
The nucleotide sequence above comes from Phragmites australis chromosome 4, lpPhrAust1.1, whole genome shotgun sequence. Encoded proteins:
- the LOC133915610 gene encoding ACD11 homolog protein-like → MLGFRQHMPWSSAAPAEPLCDKAAAVVAARRGMERPLTAVAEAFEELARGMEADGGELRLAPFGDTCALVSVLFSSLGMAFKFAEIEYVTKVNDLIGAGKSYGTLNDILDKDLENDSVKKQGSHSRNLRRVRLGLGLIKVLFEQFLATEGSLYDAATTAYGQVCAPFHSWAIRKAVGAGMYTLPSREQLIVRLNETDCSVQKEMRRYIDASSPIIEYIDNLFLSRNINLDW